Proteins from a single region of Salvelinus fontinalis isolate EN_2023a chromosome 15, ASM2944872v1, whole genome shotgun sequence:
- the fbxo30a gene encoding F-box only protein 30a encodes MEALHAHCMKCVNRRCMIRPETGVSCDLIGCPLVCGAVFHSCKVEEHHLLCPFERVPCLNTGFGCPFTIARLKMAEHLETCPASVVCCTMEWNRWPVSYSDRKSYEYLSNVEVVEQLDMALALQDQRMLLESLRVTTNTSNNGYNKPAVETNEKMADVVSSVPETAVSNGMVEMDEAAALTNGVIEMDDESYISVHKKNLAATLEVLRSAKDVNLINGIINGGKTERNGVLHNGENRDDDLNVEMKESDTQLDCELGAVGGVSVDCGVGTDRQGDESYWIELNERIKSSEEVEKDGMVGLAEVGSPPLSNGFHHTGDDHNHLRRRERIDLSRSPPRRSEVIRSSDFRPVLPYLSMPNIVAPRDPSGPHPPPLPIHLPLPMPLPNLEPYNVLQHLPLEIEDRWLERKLQNLQVLRGMSVFTFNGRRAMMSDPYLFRAKMEDKSVDTSDLEVTDDPLGLHGIDLITAALLFCLGDSPGGRSISDSRFVDGYRVDFGTQTFSFPSAILATNTMVGDIASASACDHASPQLSNPSPFHTLRLDLVLECVARYQTKQRTMFTFVCGQLFRRDEFSSHFKNVHGDIHAGLNGWLEHRCPLAYYGCTYSQRRFCPSVQGSRIIHDRHLGSFGVQPGMPPRFGDKTLPRNACRFGSTCDHLSSLPFEVQQYVASFLDGFSLCQLSRVSRTMRDVCGSLLKSRGMVVLLWENTRRADGSSSWQIQNKVWRFSTAFGTVNEWKFANIANMAEHLKKCKFNTITRRDEAIPLPCMCFTRELTKEGRSLRSVLKPVL; translated from the exons ATGGAGGCGCTCCATGCCCACTGCATGAAGTGTGTAAACCGGAGGTGTATGATCCGCCCAGAGACTGGTGTGTCCTGTGATCTCATTGGCTGCCCTCTCGTCTGTGGAGCCGTCTTCCACTCCTGCAAAGTGGAGGAGCATCATTTACTATGCCCGTTTGAAAGAGTGCCTTGCCTCAACACTGGTTTCGGGTGCCCTTTCACTATTGCTCGGCTCAAAATGGCTGAACACCTAGAGACGTGCCCGGCCAGTGTGGTGTGTTGCACCATGGAGTGGAACCGTTGGCCTGTGAGCTATTCAGACAGGAAGTCCTATGAGTACCTGAGCAATGTTGAAGTGGTGGAGCAGCTAGACATGGCCCTGGCTCTCCAAGATCAGAGGATGCTACTGGAGTCCCTCAGAGTCACCACCAACACGTCAAATAACGGATATAATAAACCAGCTGTGGAAACAAATGAGAAGATGGCTGATGTCGTGTCAAGTGTACCAGAGACTGCAGTTAGTAATGGAATGGTTGAAATGGATGAGGCTGCTGCTTTGACTAATGGAGTGATTGAAATGGATGATGAGTCCTATATTTCGGTACACAAAAAGAACTTAGCAGCAACCTTGGAAGTTCTCAGAAGTGCAAAGGACGTCAACTTGATCAATGGAATTATAAATGGGGGAAAAACAGAGCGAAATGGGGTTCTCCATAATGGAGAGAACCGTGATGATGACTTGAATGTAGAAATGAAGGAGAGTGACACACAGTTGGACTGTGAGCTCGGAGCAGTGGGCGGAGTGTCTGTGGACTGTGGAGTCGGAACCGACAGACAGGGAGATGAGAGCTACTGGATAGAGCTTAATGAACGAATCAAGTCTtcagaggaggtggagaaggacgGCATGGTGGGTCTAGCAGAGGTGGGTTCTCCTCCTCTCAGTAACGGCTTCCACCATACAGGAGACGACCACAATCACTTGAGACGACGTGAGCGGATAGATCTGAGCAGATCTCCACCCAGACGCTCAGAAGTCATCAGGTCTTCAGACTTCAGGCCGGTGCTGCCTTATCTCTCCATGCCTAACATAGTAGCACCACGGGATCCCTCTGGGCCCCACCCTCCACCACTACCCATCCACCTGCCTCTTCCCATGCCTCTCCCTAATCTGGAACCCTACAACGTGCTCCAGCACCTGCCCTTAGAGATCGAAGACAGGTGGCTGGAGAGGAAACTACAGAACCTCCAGGTGCTCCGAGGGATGAGTGTGTTTACGTTTAACGGGCGCAGGGCTATGATGTCTGATCCCTATTTGTTCAGAGCTAAAATGGAGGACAAGTCAGTGGACACCTCAGACCTGGAGGTAACTGACGATCCATTGGGGCTCCATGGGATCGACCTGATCACGGCAGCGCTGCTCTTCTGTCTGGGGGACTCCCCCGGGGGTCGCAGCATCTCAGACAGCAGGTTTGTAGACGGTTATCGCGTCGACTTTGGTACCCAGACCTTCTCCTTCCCCTCGGCAATACTGGCCACTAACACCATGGTGGGGGACATCGCCTCAGCGTCGGCCTGTGATCACGCCAGCCCGCAGCTCTCCAACCCCAGCCCCTTCCACACCCTCAGACTGGACCTGGTGCTGGAGTGTGTGGCCCGCTACCAGACCAAGCAGCGCACCATGTTCACCTTTGTGTGTGGACAGCTGTTCCGCAGAGATGAGTTCTCCTCGCATTTCAAAAACGTTCATGGGGACATCCACGCCGGGCTGAACGGCTGGCTAGAGCACCGCTGTCCCCTGGCCTACTACGGCTGCACCTACTCCCAGAGACGCTTCTGTCCCTCCGTGCAGGGCTCCAGGATCATCCACGATAGACACCTGGGCTCGTTCGGGGTGCAGCCGGGTATGCCTCCCCGGTTCGGAGATAAAACTCTCCCCAGGAATGCCTGTCGGTTCGGCTCCACCTGCGACCACCTGAGCTCCCTGCCCTTCGAGGTGCAACAGTATGTGGCTAGTTTCCTGGATGGCTTCAGCCTGTGCCAGCTGTCCAGGGTCTCCCGGACCATGAGGGATGTGTGTGGCAGCTTACTCAAGTCCAGAGGCATGGTGGTGCTTCTCTGGGAGAACACACGACGGGCAGATGGGTCTTCCTCGTGGCAGATCCAAAACAAG GTGTGGCGATTCAGTACGGCTTTCGGTACGGTGAACGAGTGGAAGTTTGCCAACATCGCCAATATGGCCGAACATCTGAAGAAGTGCAAGTTTAACACCATCACCCGTCGGGACGAGGCAATCCCTCTGCCCTGCATGTGCTTCACCAGAGAGCTCACCAAAGAGGGACGCTCACTGCGCTCAGTCCTCAAGCCAGTATTATGA
- the si:ch73-242m19.1 gene encoding coiled-coil domain-containing protein 162 isoform X2: MNVFLLEVHHSLSLASEMYQALTQAHTELCQLHRARGVTERVTLEQRLLQRALQHWHSLDPPGAYYSSQTQKDLFSDVFMEDPSLVRAVGVSLIRSAEEQDMKQGKEKQLFAVETFSKLLELVTIRHRLMESAAETAHLAQLYKTQALELGFDEFHLYVRPEQFEFAVQRDKAAHRPLFVTALLQDDSWMDRYTPSKFPLSIQELDENQIGKFSFYSEEAVVHLMNRSAIENLQVTLACQVTQKNALIGAVKQACLCYWSETFTGSPEEVLCSSGDANSLAKQSPKVRKDTSEPKITGAGTRERLTEAFVSIQLEKVGPRDEMLNSFIKRRQIMGVVMMNPDEVAKIKRRLIIEFCRKFSLRMSQCCVRGQIIGLYHSLTTLLDELPDIRQSHFLIGQDHELKSDMDSGLGVHPDPRKFQRRPRRLLSADGRMFLNLWFLPHYTEVLLMFRTLEDSACSRALHHSLEIVSALHDIIYYLVSFARLGNPGVFSSKRGGGAGGGELTADWGGTEGIGAELWEIQKQVDSLCDPGSPEAVGRLLQLRRHVLFLQYDTAVRHLIREAFLSSGNIVAYQSVSDNMGHALPALSDSVRTNHSSLLSLPEPMEPHSPRAQRMYPWRSFLVCHGLHSVDIWGIPPIEYCMQLCLSGLGDRSRMEANGAILGVSLLMEDVLNSGGRGAAPLRLHDNKAGDSRGKPEEEDGSSMDDSVDEEEKGISSSPLQDPLQVLSVLKGFLLLTKQLEVFKESWGRRQLGVEQINTMKIHRHFSRLYRADIQYPSMRALAQQMGKEKDFEALLSDSQPLLPPAGASELLRLLESTECDMIRAVQRRITRELTLVISERARQDTGLPTELWKQGPMKHSLSPERPQLVESFTQQLMECAEQTEEGQLTFPTAHLQRCLSTLGRSVMERERSSFLLYSQFYEQILRQESQLLYRREQDVKDLEASQSQAINPYSEVSGLCRGMMLQTTALRTRVTQLEEEQRGLEQQISLKYRQRYDSLVRQLFSTCIQLKARLDEYHVRMDQDVTQLVSKVRREGVDNIIKLKKFGSTKGNEALLTTQSEKQELHDLSMENSLLTGLLSKVKALGHWRQVVGQGKLHRRLLHSQQREMSCQREALRMKMMSEEEVIVLKQELEVTQRAMTQCQTEYNRTKRLLTKQSTELHEVRHHSAQEVQSRQELDSYHLQSLEQLREGVGDRDRQLQDLRTQLDRSSRDRQLLRQRSAKDIRQVKGQLHQERSLKQEAFQRVDKLQSQVEDVETALSRCTSTAGRRQTSCYTFPHNRSSIRNPEHAGPQQDDSKRDSTTQLERPKTDPSRLRILTTEALLPNLTDGGPTSSHTFSS, translated from the exons ATGAATGTGTTCCTTCTGGAGGTGCACCACTCCCTAAGCCTGGCCTCTGAAATGTACCAGGCCCTGACCCAGGCTCACACTGAGCTCTGCCAGCTCCACCGTGCCAGGGGGGTGACGGAGAGAGTCACTCTGGAACAGAGACTCCTACAGCGGGCTCTGCAGCACTGGCACTCCCTGGATCCTCCCGGGGCCTACTATAGCTCTCAAACTCAAAAGGAT TTGTTTTCAGATGTTTTCATGGAGGACCCCTCCCTGGTCCGAGCGGTGGGTGTCTCTCTGATCAGGTCGGCTGAGGAGCAGGACATGAAGCAGGGGAAGGAGAAACAGCTCTTTGCTGTGGAAACCTTCTCCAAGCTGCTGGAGTTAGTCACCATCCGCCATCGCCTTATGGAGTCAGCAGCAGAGACTGCACATCTGGCACA GTTATACAAAACACAAGCTCTGGAGCTGGGCTTTGATGAGTTCCACCTGTATGTGCGCCCGGAGCAGTTTGAATTTGCTGTCCAGAGAGACAAGGCAGCGCATAGACCTCTGTTTGTTACGGCACTACTGCAGGACGACAGCTGGATGGACAG GTACACTCCGTCTAAGTTTCCACTGAGCATCCAGGAGCTTGATGAGAACCAGATCGGAAAATTCAGCTTCTACTCTGAAGAGGCAGTAGTGCAT cTCATGAATAGGTCAGCCATAGAGAACCTGCAGGTGACCCTGGCCTGTCAGGTGACTCAGAAGAACGCTCTGATTGGTGCAGTGAAGCAGGCATGTCTATGTTATTGGTCAGAGACTTTCACAGGCTCTCCAGAG GAGGTTCTTTGTTCTAGTGGCGATGCAAACTCCTTAGCTAAGCAGAGTCCCAAAGTTCGTAAAGATACAAGTGAACCAAAGATAACTGGTGCAGGAACCAGGGAGAG GCTGACTGAGGCGTTTGTCTCCATCCAGTTGGAGAAAGTGGGTCCACGAGATGAGATGTTGAACTCTTTCATAAAGAGGAGACAGATCATGGGTGTTGTGATGATGAACCCT GATGAAGTAGCAAAAATCAAGAGGAGGCTGATTATTGAGTTCTGTCGAAA ATTCAGTTTGCGTATGTCCCAGTGTTGTGTGAGAGGGCAGATTATAGGCCTGTACCACAGCCTGACCACCTTATTGGACGAGCTGCCAGACATCCGCCAGTCCCACTTCCTGATTGGCCAGGACCATGAGTTGAAAAGTGATATGGACTCAGGACTAGGTGTTCACCCTGACCCCAG GAAGTTCCAGCGGCGTCCCAGGCGCCTGCTGTCAGCTGACGGCAGAATGTTCCTCAACCTGTGGTTCCTCCCCCACTACACTGAGGTTCTCCTCATGTTCAGAACCCTGGAGGACTCG GCATGTAGCCGGGCTCTTCACCATAGTCTGGAGATAGTGTCTGCCCTGCATGACATCATCTATTACCTGGTCAGTTTCGCCCGACTGGGGAACCCAGGAGTCTTCAGCtccaagagaggaggaggagcaggagggggagAGCTTACAGCTGACTGGGGCGGCACTGAAGGCATCG GCGCGGAGCTGTGGGAGATCCAGAAACAGGTTGACTCTCTTTGTGACCCTGGTAGCCCTGAGGCTGTGGGTCGCCTGCTGCAACTACGGAGACACGTGCTCTTCTTGCAGTACGACACCGCTGTGAGGCACCTCATCAG agaggCGTTTCTCTCCTCTGGTAACATCGTAGCCTATCAGAGCGTGAGTGACAACATGGGACACGCCCTCCCTGCGCTGAGTGACAGCGTCAGAACCAATCACAGTTCtctactgtctttaccagagcCAATGGAGCCTCACAGCCCCCGG GCTCAAAGGATGTACCCATGGAGAAGTTTTCTGGTGTGTCATGGATTGCACTCTGTAGACATTTGGGGCATCCCACCCATTGAGTACTGCATGCAG CTGTGTCTGAGTGGGCTGGGTGACCGCAGCAGGATGGAGGCCAATGGAGCGATCCTGGGCGTGTCTCTACTAATGGAGGATGTCTTGAACAGCGGAGGGAGGGGGGCAGCACCGCTACGTCTCCATGACAACAAGGCGGGGGACTCACGTGGAAAGCCCGAGGAA GAGGATGGTAGCAGTATGGATGACAGTGTTGATGAAGAAGAGAAGGGGATCTCCTCTAGTCCCCTCCAGGACCCTCTCCAGGTGCTGTCTGTGTTGAAGGGGTTCCTGCTCCTAACCAAACAGCTGGAGGTGTTTAAGGAGAGCTGGGGAAGGCGACAGCTAGGGGTGGAACAGATCAATACCATGAAGATCCACAGGCACTTCTCAAGACTCTACAG AGCAGACATCCAGTACCCAAGTATGAGAGCCCTGGCTCAACAGATGGGTAAAGAGAAGGACTTTGAGGCTCTGCTGTCTGACAGCCAGCCTCTACTGCCTCCTGCAGGAGCTTCCGAG TTGCTCAGGCTGCTGGAGAGTACAGAGTGTGATATGATCCGAGCGGTACAGAGGAGGATCACAAGAGAGCTGACCCTGGTGATTTCCGAGCGGGCACGCCAAGACACAGGCCTCCCCACAG AGTTGTGGAAGCAAGGCCCCATGAAGCACAGTCTGTCCCCAGAGAGACCTCAGTTAGTGGAGAGCTTCACCCAGCAGCTAATGGAGTGTGCTGAGCAGACGGAGGAGGGACAG CTGACCTTCCCCACGGCCCACCTCCAGCGGTGTCTGTCCACTCTGGGCCGTTctgtgatggagagagagcgcAGCAGCTTCCTCCTCTACTCCCAGTTCTATGAACAGATCTTACGGCAGGAGAGCCAGCTGCTCTACCGCAGAGAACAG GATGTGAAGGACCTTGAGGCGTCCCAGTCCCAGGCCATCAACCCTTACAGCGAGGTCAGTGGGCTCTGTCGTGGGATGATGTTGCAGACCACAGCCCTGCGTACCCGGGTCACCCAattggaggaggaacagagaggtCTGGAGCAGCAGATCAGCCTAAAATACAGACAACGCTATGACTCCCTGGTCCGACAACTTTTCTCCACCTGCATTCAGCTGAAG GCCAGGCTTGATGAGTACCACGTGCGAATGGACCAGGATGTTACTCAGCTGGTGAgcaaagtgaggagagagggagtggataACATCATcaagctgaagaaatttggctccACTAAAGGCAATGAAGCTCTTCTTACGACACAGTCGGAG aAGCAGGAGCTCCATGACCTGAGCATGGAGAACAGTCTGCTGACTGGCCTGCTGTCTAAGGTGAAGGCACTGGGCCACTGGAGACAGGTGGTTGGACAGGGCAAGTTGCACCGTAGATTGCTCCACAGCCAGCAG AGGGAGATGTCCTGTCAGAGGGAGGCACTGAGAATGAAGATGATGTCAGAGGAGGAAGTGATCGTACTGAAGCAGGAACTGGAAGTCACTCAGCGGGCCATGACACAGTGTCAGACGGAGTACAACCGCACCAAGAGACTGCTCACcaaacag AGCACAGAGCTCCATGAGGTGAGGCATCACTCTGCTCAGGAAGTCCAGAGCAGACAGGAGCTGGACAGCTACCACCTGCAGAGCCTGGAGCAGCTGAGAGAGGGCgtgggggacagagacagacagctccAAGACCTCAGGACTCAGCTGGAcaggagcagcagagacagacagctacTGAGACAACGCAGTGCCAAAGACATCAGACAG GTGAAGGGCCAGCTTCATCAGGAACGCAGTCTCAAACAGGAGGCTTTCCAGCGGGTGGACAAGCTGCAGAGCCAGGTGGAGGACGTTGAGACGGCTCTCTCCAGGTGTACCTCCACAGCAG GGCGACGCCAGACATCCTGTTACACTTTCCCTCACAACAGATCCAGCATCAGAAATCCAGAACACGCTGGCCCACAGCAGGACGATAGCAAGAGGGATTCTACCACCCAGCTGGAGAGACCCAAAACA GACCCGTCTCGCCTGCGTATCCTCACCACGGAGGCCCTGCTACCAAACCTCACCGATGGAGGCCCAACCTCCTCACACACCTTCAGCAGCTGA
- the si:ch73-242m19.1 gene encoding coiled-coil domain-containing protein 162 isoform X1 has protein sequence MNVFLLEVHHSLSLASEMYQALTQAHTELCQLHRARGVTERVTLEQRLLQRALQHWHSLDPPGAYYSSQTQKDLFSDVFMEDPSLVRAVGVSLIRSAEEQDMKQGKEKQLFAVETFSKLLELVTIRHRLMESAAETAHLAQLYKTQALELGFDEFHLYVRPEQFEFAVQRDKAAHRPLFVTALLQDDSWMDRYTPSKFPLSIQELDENQIGKFSFYSEEAVVHLMNRSAIENLQVTLACQVTQKNALIGAVKQACLCYWSETFTGSPEEVLCSSGDANSLAKQSPKVRKDTSEPKITGAGTRERLTEAFVSIQLEKVGPRDEMLNSFIKRRQIMGVVMMNPDEVAKIKRRLIIEFCRKFSLRMSQCCVRGQIIGLYHSLTTLLDELPDIRQSHFLIGQDHELKSDMDSGLGVHPDPRKFQRRPRRLLSADGRMFLNLWFLPHYTEVLLMFRTLEDSACSRALHHSLEIVSALHDIIYYLVSFARLGNPGVFSSKRGGGAGGGELTADWGGTEGIGAELWEIQKQVDSLCDPGSPEAVGRLLQLRRHVLFLQYDTAVRHLIREAFLSSGNIVAYQSVSDNMGHALPALSDSVRTNHSSLLSLPEPMEPHSPRAQRMYPWRSFLVCHGLHSVDIWGIPPIEYCMQLCLSGLGDRSRMEANGAILGVSLLMEDVLNSGGRGAAPLRLHDNKAGDSRGKPEEEDGSSMDDSVDEEEKGISSSPLQDPLQVLSVLKGFLLLTKQLEVFKESWGRRQLGVEQINTMKIHRHFSRLYRADIQYPSMRALAQQMGKEKDFEALLSDSQPLLPPAGASEVHIKTFQLLRLLESTECDMIRAVQRRITRELTLVISERARQDTGLPTELWKQGPMKHSLSPERPQLVESFTQQLMECAEQTEEGQLTFPTAHLQRCLSTLGRSVMERERSSFLLYSQFYEQILRQESQLLYRREQDVKDLEASQSQAINPYSEVSGLCRGMMLQTTALRTRVTQLEEEQRGLEQQISLKYRQRYDSLVRQLFSTCIQLKARLDEYHVRMDQDVTQLVSKVRREGVDNIIKLKKFGSTKGNEALLTTQSEKQELHDLSMENSLLTGLLSKVKALGHWRQVVGQGKLHRRLLHSQQREMSCQREALRMKMMSEEEVIVLKQELEVTQRAMTQCQTEYNRTKRLLTKQSTELHEVRHHSAQEVQSRQELDSYHLQSLEQLREGVGDRDRQLQDLRTQLDRSSRDRQLLRQRSAKDIRQVKGQLHQERSLKQEAFQRVDKLQSQVEDVETALSRCTSTAGRRQTSCYTFPHNRSSIRNPEHAGPQQDDSKRDSTTQLERPKTDPSRLRILTTEALLPNLTDGGPTSSHTFSS, from the exons ATGAATGTGTTCCTTCTGGAGGTGCACCACTCCCTAAGCCTGGCCTCTGAAATGTACCAGGCCCTGACCCAGGCTCACACTGAGCTCTGCCAGCTCCACCGTGCCAGGGGGGTGACGGAGAGAGTCACTCTGGAACAGAGACTCCTACAGCGGGCTCTGCAGCACTGGCACTCCCTGGATCCTCCCGGGGCCTACTATAGCTCTCAAACTCAAAAGGAT TTGTTTTCAGATGTTTTCATGGAGGACCCCTCCCTGGTCCGAGCGGTGGGTGTCTCTCTGATCAGGTCGGCTGAGGAGCAGGACATGAAGCAGGGGAAGGAGAAACAGCTCTTTGCTGTGGAAACCTTCTCCAAGCTGCTGGAGTTAGTCACCATCCGCCATCGCCTTATGGAGTCAGCAGCAGAGACTGCACATCTGGCACA GTTATACAAAACACAAGCTCTGGAGCTGGGCTTTGATGAGTTCCACCTGTATGTGCGCCCGGAGCAGTTTGAATTTGCTGTCCAGAGAGACAAGGCAGCGCATAGACCTCTGTTTGTTACGGCACTACTGCAGGACGACAGCTGGATGGACAG GTACACTCCGTCTAAGTTTCCACTGAGCATCCAGGAGCTTGATGAGAACCAGATCGGAAAATTCAGCTTCTACTCTGAAGAGGCAGTAGTGCAT cTCATGAATAGGTCAGCCATAGAGAACCTGCAGGTGACCCTGGCCTGTCAGGTGACTCAGAAGAACGCTCTGATTGGTGCAGTGAAGCAGGCATGTCTATGTTATTGGTCAGAGACTTTCACAGGCTCTCCAGAG GAGGTTCTTTGTTCTAGTGGCGATGCAAACTCCTTAGCTAAGCAGAGTCCCAAAGTTCGTAAAGATACAAGTGAACCAAAGATAACTGGTGCAGGAACCAGGGAGAG GCTGACTGAGGCGTTTGTCTCCATCCAGTTGGAGAAAGTGGGTCCACGAGATGAGATGTTGAACTCTTTCATAAAGAGGAGACAGATCATGGGTGTTGTGATGATGAACCCT GATGAAGTAGCAAAAATCAAGAGGAGGCTGATTATTGAGTTCTGTCGAAA ATTCAGTTTGCGTATGTCCCAGTGTTGTGTGAGAGGGCAGATTATAGGCCTGTACCACAGCCTGACCACCTTATTGGACGAGCTGCCAGACATCCGCCAGTCCCACTTCCTGATTGGCCAGGACCATGAGTTGAAAAGTGATATGGACTCAGGACTAGGTGTTCACCCTGACCCCAG GAAGTTCCAGCGGCGTCCCAGGCGCCTGCTGTCAGCTGACGGCAGAATGTTCCTCAACCTGTGGTTCCTCCCCCACTACACTGAGGTTCTCCTCATGTTCAGAACCCTGGAGGACTCG GCATGTAGCCGGGCTCTTCACCATAGTCTGGAGATAGTGTCTGCCCTGCATGACATCATCTATTACCTGGTCAGTTTCGCCCGACTGGGGAACCCAGGAGTCTTCAGCtccaagagaggaggaggagcaggagggggagAGCTTACAGCTGACTGGGGCGGCACTGAAGGCATCG GCGCGGAGCTGTGGGAGATCCAGAAACAGGTTGACTCTCTTTGTGACCCTGGTAGCCCTGAGGCTGTGGGTCGCCTGCTGCAACTACGGAGACACGTGCTCTTCTTGCAGTACGACACCGCTGTGAGGCACCTCATCAG agaggCGTTTCTCTCCTCTGGTAACATCGTAGCCTATCAGAGCGTGAGTGACAACATGGGACACGCCCTCCCTGCGCTGAGTGACAGCGTCAGAACCAATCACAGTTCtctactgtctttaccagagcCAATGGAGCCTCACAGCCCCCGG GCTCAAAGGATGTACCCATGGAGAAGTTTTCTGGTGTGTCATGGATTGCACTCTGTAGACATTTGGGGCATCCCACCCATTGAGTACTGCATGCAG CTGTGTCTGAGTGGGCTGGGTGACCGCAGCAGGATGGAGGCCAATGGAGCGATCCTGGGCGTGTCTCTACTAATGGAGGATGTCTTGAACAGCGGAGGGAGGGGGGCAGCACCGCTACGTCTCCATGACAACAAGGCGGGGGACTCACGTGGAAAGCCCGAGGAA GAGGATGGTAGCAGTATGGATGACAGTGTTGATGAAGAAGAGAAGGGGATCTCCTCTAGTCCCCTCCAGGACCCTCTCCAGGTGCTGTCTGTGTTGAAGGGGTTCCTGCTCCTAACCAAACAGCTGGAGGTGTTTAAGGAGAGCTGGGGAAGGCGACAGCTAGGGGTGGAACAGATCAATACCATGAAGATCCACAGGCACTTCTCAAGACTCTACAG AGCAGACATCCAGTACCCAAGTATGAGAGCCCTGGCTCAACAGATGGGTAAAGAGAAGGACTTTGAGGCTCTGCTGTCTGACAGCCAGCCTCTACTGCCTCCTGCAGGAGCTTCCGAGGTTCACATCAAGACATTCCAA TTGCTCAGGCTGCTGGAGAGTACAGAGTGTGATATGATCCGAGCGGTACAGAGGAGGATCACAAGAGAGCTGACCCTGGTGATTTCCGAGCGGGCACGCCAAGACACAGGCCTCCCCACAG AGTTGTGGAAGCAAGGCCCCATGAAGCACAGTCTGTCCCCAGAGAGACCTCAGTTAGTGGAGAGCTTCACCCAGCAGCTAATGGAGTGTGCTGAGCAGACGGAGGAGGGACAG CTGACCTTCCCCACGGCCCACCTCCAGCGGTGTCTGTCCACTCTGGGCCGTTctgtgatggagagagagcgcAGCAGCTTCCTCCTCTACTCCCAGTTCTATGAACAGATCTTACGGCAGGAGAGCCAGCTGCTCTACCGCAGAGAACAG GATGTGAAGGACCTTGAGGCGTCCCAGTCCCAGGCCATCAACCCTTACAGCGAGGTCAGTGGGCTCTGTCGTGGGATGATGTTGCAGACCACAGCCCTGCGTACCCGGGTCACCCAattggaggaggaacagagaggtCTGGAGCAGCAGATCAGCCTAAAATACAGACAACGCTATGACTCCCTGGTCCGACAACTTTTCTCCACCTGCATTCAGCTGAAG GCCAGGCTTGATGAGTACCACGTGCGAATGGACCAGGATGTTACTCAGCTGGTGAgcaaagtgaggagagagggagtggataACATCATcaagctgaagaaatttggctccACTAAAGGCAATGAAGCTCTTCTTACGACACAGTCGGAG aAGCAGGAGCTCCATGACCTGAGCATGGAGAACAGTCTGCTGACTGGCCTGCTGTCTAAGGTGAAGGCACTGGGCCACTGGAGACAGGTGGTTGGACAGGGCAAGTTGCACCGTAGATTGCTCCACAGCCAGCAG AGGGAGATGTCCTGTCAGAGGGAGGCACTGAGAATGAAGATGATGTCAGAGGAGGAAGTGATCGTACTGAAGCAGGAACTGGAAGTCACTCAGCGGGCCATGACACAGTGTCAGACGGAGTACAACCGCACCAAGAGACTGCTCACcaaacag AGCACAGAGCTCCATGAGGTGAGGCATCACTCTGCTCAGGAAGTCCAGAGCAGACAGGAGCTGGACAGCTACCACCTGCAGAGCCTGGAGCAGCTGAGAGAGGGCgtgggggacagagacagacagctccAAGACCTCAGGACTCAGCTGGAcaggagcagcagagacagacagctacTGAGACAACGCAGTGCCAAAGACATCAGACAG GTGAAGGGCCAGCTTCATCAGGAACGCAGTCTCAAACAGGAGGCTTTCCAGCGGGTGGACAAGCTGCAGAGCCAGGTGGAGGACGTTGAGACGGCTCTCTCCAGGTGTACCTCCACAGCAG GGCGACGCCAGACATCCTGTTACACTTTCCCTCACAACAGATCCAGCATCAGAAATCCAGAACACGCTGGCCCACAGCAGGACGATAGCAAGAGGGATTCTACCACCCAGCTGGAGAGACCCAAAACA GACCCGTCTCGCCTGCGTATCCTCACCACGGAGGCCCTGCTACCAAACCTCACCGATGGAGGCCCAACCTCCTCACACACCTTCAGCAGCTGA